One genomic segment of Actinoplanes ianthinogenes includes these proteins:
- a CDS encoding LVIVD repeat-containing protein, with product MKHLASRGLAAVTIMCSLVAAAPARAGTTAVPGVDEIVSSPNITQVGHLDNKTGGPFAAENSYNTDWAFRGNYAFGGNYNGFTVYDIGDPRNPKIATQVVCPGSQNDLSIHGDLLFVATDSQRTDDSCASTAVPGSAPAETPRWEGIKVFDVHDPLNPRYVAAVKTDCGSHTETLVPGKGRDKSVYLYVSSYNLSGASVPNCALPHDKISIVKVPLKNPAAAAVVATPVLFPDGGFGGDEDSSPTTGCHDITAYPQRDIAAGACMGDGALFDISNPVAPTVITTVRDTTNFAFWHSATFNNAGTKVVFTDELGGGGGATCNPTVGPDRGADAIYDIVGKGKRLKLEFRSYFKIPRENAATENCVAHNGSLIPVPGRDVMVQAWYQGGISVWDFTNSRKPVEIAYWERGPLSTERMILGGSWSAYWYNGHVYSSDIQKGLDVLKVDDKRLRGADRFRARQFNAQTQQNFFTW from the coding sequence ATGAAGCACCTGGCCTCACGAGGGCTGGCCGCTGTCACGATCATGTGCAGCCTGGTGGCCGCCGCGCCGGCCCGGGCCGGCACGACCGCCGTGCCCGGGGTCGACGAGATCGTCAGCAGTCCGAACATCACCCAGGTCGGCCACCTGGACAACAAGACCGGTGGCCCGTTCGCGGCCGAGAACTCCTACAACACCGACTGGGCGTTCCGCGGGAACTACGCGTTCGGCGGCAACTACAACGGCTTCACCGTCTACGACATCGGCGATCCGCGGAACCCGAAGATCGCCACCCAGGTGGTCTGCCCGGGCTCGCAGAACGACCTGTCGATCCACGGCGACCTGCTCTTCGTCGCCACCGACTCGCAGCGCACCGACGACTCGTGCGCCAGCACCGCGGTGCCCGGCAGCGCGCCGGCCGAGACGCCGCGCTGGGAGGGGATCAAGGTCTTCGACGTCCACGACCCGCTGAACCCGCGCTACGTCGCCGCCGTCAAGACCGACTGCGGTTCGCACACCGAGACGCTGGTGCCGGGCAAGGGCCGCGACAAATCGGTTTATCTGTACGTGTCGTCGTACAACCTGTCGGGCGCGAGCGTGCCGAACTGCGCACTGCCGCACGACAAGATCTCGATCGTCAAGGTGCCGCTGAAGAACCCGGCCGCGGCGGCGGTGGTCGCGACGCCGGTGCTGTTCCCGGACGGCGGGTTCGGCGGGGACGAGGACAGCTCGCCGACCACGGGCTGCCACGACATCACCGCGTACCCGCAGCGCGACATCGCGGCCGGCGCCTGCATGGGCGACGGCGCGCTGTTCGACATCTCGAACCCGGTGGCGCCCACGGTGATCACCACGGTCCGGGACACGACGAACTTCGCGTTCTGGCACTCGGCGACGTTCAACAACGCCGGCACCAAGGTGGTCTTCACCGACGAGCTCGGCGGCGGTGGCGGCGCCACCTGCAACCCGACTGTCGGCCCCGACCGTGGCGCCGACGCGATCTACGACATCGTCGGCAAGGGCAAGCGGCTCAAGCTGGAGTTTCGCAGCTACTTCAAGATCCCGCGGGAGAACGCCGCGACCGAGAACTGCGTGGCGCACAACGGCTCGCTGATCCCGGTGCCCGGGCGGGACGTCATGGTGCAGGCCTGGTACCAGGGCGGCATCTCGGTCTGGGACTTCACGAACTCCCGCAAGCCGGTGGAGATCGCGTACTGGGAGCGCGGGCCGCTCAGCACCGAGCGGATGATCCTCGGCGGCTCCTGGTCGGCGTACTGGTACAACGGCCACGTCTACTCCAGCGACATCCAGAAGGGCCTGGACGTGCTGAAGGTCGACGACAAGCGGCTGCGCGGGGCGGACCGGTTCCGGGCCCGGCAGTTCAACGCGCAGACCCAGCAGAACTTCTTCACCTGGTGA
- a CDS encoding SDR family NAD(P)-dependent oxidoreductase, translated as MPKIALITGGNRGLGRATALALIDAGVEVVYTHRGDPGEKIDAVPLELTVGALETYDDFAAELRRVLRDRFGREDFDFLVNNAGIGVHASIADTTVEAFDELLNVHFRGVFFLTQKLLPLIADGGRIINLSTGLARFTGDGYAAYASMKGAVEVFTRYLAKEAAARGITANTVAPGPSATEFAGGMLRDDEQVRAGLAKVIALGRVGEPEEIAGVIAAMLSHDTRWITGQRIEASGGMHL; from the coding sequence ATGCCCAAAATCGCCCTGATCACCGGCGGCAATCGCGGACTCGGCCGGGCCACCGCCCTGGCCCTGATCGACGCCGGCGTCGAGGTCGTCTACACGCACCGCGGCGACCCGGGGGAGAAGATCGACGCCGTCCCGCTGGAGCTGACCGTCGGCGCGCTCGAGACCTACGACGACTTCGCCGCCGAGCTGCGGCGGGTGCTGCGCGACCGGTTCGGCCGGGAGGACTTCGACTTCCTGGTCAACAACGCCGGGATCGGCGTGCACGCGTCGATCGCCGACACCACCGTCGAGGCCTTCGACGAGCTGCTGAACGTGCACTTCCGGGGCGTCTTCTTCCTGACGCAGAAGCTGCTCCCGCTGATCGCCGACGGCGGCCGGATCATCAACCTGTCGACCGGTCTGGCCCGGTTCACCGGGGACGGCTACGCGGCCTACGCCTCGATGAAGGGCGCCGTCGAGGTCTTCACCCGGTACCTGGCCAAGGAGGCCGCGGCGCGCGGCATCACCGCCAACACGGTCGCCCCCGGCCCGTCGGCGACCGAGTTCGCCGGCGGCATGCTGCGGGACGACGAGCAGGTCCGCGCCGGTCTGGCCAAGGTGATCGCGCTCGGCCGGGTCGGTGAGCCGGAGGAGATCGCCGGCGTCATCGCCGCGATGCTGAGCCACGACACCCGCTGGATCACCGGCCAGCGGATCGAGGCCTCCGGCGGCATGCACCTCTAG
- a CDS encoding helix-turn-helix transcriptional regulator has product MDREQLAHFLRTRREALQPEDVGLPRGARRRTGGLRREEVAALAGMSADYYGRIEQQRGPAPSDQMLAALARAMHLSLAERDHLFRLGGHPVPRRSLRDDHISPGMMRIVDRLTDTPAMVLSRLGETLRQTPMAVALFGDETRFTGLARATVYRWFTDPVSRNVYPERDHPKHGRYFTANLRRAYAADPDGRAGELVAALLAVSPEFAAIWDEHQVGLAHVDRKTLVHPQLGELELWCQNLYDPEQEQALLVFTAAPGSPSYEKLQLLAAVS; this is encoded by the coding sequence ATGGATCGGGAACAGCTGGCCCACTTCCTCCGGACCCGGCGCGAGGCGCTGCAACCGGAGGATGTCGGGCTCCCGCGCGGGGCGCGACGGCGGACCGGCGGCCTGCGGCGTGAGGAGGTGGCGGCGCTGGCCGGCATGTCGGCCGACTACTACGGGCGGATCGAGCAGCAGCGCGGGCCGGCGCCGTCCGACCAGATGCTCGCCGCGCTGGCCCGTGCCATGCACCTGAGCCTGGCCGAGCGGGACCACCTGTTCCGGCTGGGCGGGCACCCGGTGCCGCGCCGGTCGCTGCGCGACGACCACATCAGCCCCGGCATGATGCGGATCGTCGACCGGCTGACGGACACCCCCGCCATGGTGCTGTCCCGGCTCGGCGAGACGCTGCGCCAGACGCCGATGGCGGTGGCCCTGTTCGGGGACGAGACCCGGTTCACCGGATTGGCCCGGGCGACCGTCTACCGCTGGTTCACCGACCCGGTGAGCCGGAACGTCTACCCAGAGCGGGACCACCCGAAGCACGGGCGGTACTTCACCGCGAACCTGCGGCGGGCCTACGCGGCCGACCCGGACGGCCGGGCCGGTGAGCTGGTCGCGGCGCTGCTCGCGGTCAGTCCGGAGTTCGCCGCGATCTGGGACGAGCACCAGGTCGGCCTCGCCCACGTCGACCGCAAGACACTGGTCCACCCGCAGCTCGGCGAGCTCGAGCTGTGGTGCCAGAACCTGTACGACCCGGAGCAGGAACAGGCCCTGCTGGTCTTCACCGCGGCGCCCGGGTCGCCCAGTTACGAGAAGCTCCAACTGCTCGCCGCGGTTTCGTAA
- a CDS encoding DUF305 domain-containing protein — protein sequence MNRLSWMGIAGVALIGTALLAGLRPAPEEPDPGPPPARVVLPGRPGEPATVTDSDHVRAPDGSTYNGIDVAYAQMMIAHHEQAVAMAGLAADRAGRAGVRALADRISAAQKPEIDVLRAWLRDREQPESEPGHDHAGMPGMQSATAMSELAAARGADFDRRFVTMMIAHHRGAQQMAGDLLRAGEDQRLSEMANETAVEQGSEINRLNDLDVA from the coding sequence ATGAATCGCTTGTCGTGGATGGGAATCGCGGGCGTGGCGTTGATCGGCACGGCGCTGCTGGCCGGGCTGCGCCCGGCGCCGGAGGAACCGGACCCCGGGCCTCCCCCGGCCCGCGTGGTGCTGCCGGGGCGACCCGGAGAGCCCGCCACCGTGACCGACTCGGATCACGTGCGAGCGCCGGACGGGTCGACCTACAACGGCATCGACGTGGCGTACGCCCAGATGATGATCGCCCACCACGAGCAGGCCGTCGCGATGGCCGGGCTGGCCGCCGACCGGGCCGGGCGGGCCGGGGTGCGCGCCCTCGCCGACCGGATCAGCGCCGCCCAGAAGCCCGAGATCGACGTGCTGCGCGCCTGGTTACGCGACCGCGAACAGCCGGAGAGCGAGCCCGGCCACGATCACGCCGGGATGCCCGGGATGCAGTCCGCCACCGCGATGAGCGAACTGGCCGCGGCGCGCGGCGCGGACTTCGACCGGCGCTTCGTGACCATGATGATCGCCCATCATCGCGGCGCGCAGCAGATGGCCGGAGATCTGCTGCGCGCCGGCGAGGATCAGCGTCTGTCCGAAATGGCCAATGAGACGGCGGTCGAGCAGGGCAGCGAGATCAACCGCCTGAACGACCTGGACGTCGCCTAG
- a CDS encoding DNA repair ATPase → MTESTIDAGTYEVLRARLAAKARELGARAEALNTRRVEVFGAQQTALLGAERIRTGNNCVPVDVAPAGEALLFGANAFLGMKAETSVDDVFTVVDRQFQPVQVPGLLDDPGFRRDFAELYRYYKETRLRQLRRVEGLLLAVFQTGARADDLKVLRWRVGLDGSVAYQDARGERDHVLPPTHDFTWTVTTREQHVLGRHPHVSIEDEVFVEAVGGTLTVKVENNTEDGEGIFSEPVDEPLQSLADAEISYARVGPMILLRVLPYQENAYRYLIFNTRTRDVQRLDGIGQACRRLPEDQGVIFPGGYYLATGMSKTFDQDTSGLAFERVIRSVNGEDVLHVFHDAGSGRYLLLPYNVIRKEVATPITGHGYAIFDDGTLVVLRSPDQAGTAEPTRIHPVQVWQTPYVSDAHAAAQPAGTGPLDRIGNADLVRGIADALSVTRMVDEMSAAGPVFEAIIAACTRAVDTYHWLGDAELENLAEPLTEVRAAATQVLDEFAAVQALTQQAEQALAEAGAAADTLVRRVESEAPTTTGGWVSRLAELRRERGRVAGLREMRYADLDRLDRIDASLAAATDDTARRAVEFLRRPDAFADYQSGVEELAAQAAAISTVAEAEPVAERITEQSDGLQVVTEVVGGLEIADATVRVSILEQIGTVLGGLNRARATLDGRRRELAAVEGRAAFAAEFALFGQSVSAALAAADTPERCDEHLARLMAQVETLETRFGDVDDFGERLAAKRTEVYEAIAGRRQSLLDERARRADKLADSARRILDAVHRRILTLGDPDEVNTYFATDPMVAKVRSVAEELRAAGDTVRAEELDGQLKAARQEAGRALRDRQDLFGDGGIRLGRHTFAVNEQAIDLTLVPHDGGLAYAITGTDYRAPVTDAGFQQTREFWDQPLISEYRQLYRAEHLAAAILADDPAAAAAALTEGTLRDLVRRAAEARYDEGYERGVHDADATVILDALLRLHAAAGLLRFDPHTRAQAQLFWAFRTTAEQRKLWTLRASSLVRARELFGSAGPALDELRSELDTAAGVPVGEYLVEELAGGRGFATGAGARTLLDRFHRELSGARFADDLRTLESDLVARRQLAHAWLSAFLQAKPDSGDTSDLDEAVAIELTGTTLTRYDVAAATSETVSGLLGVHPRITDGHLTVRLDALLGQTRDFRNVRMPAYRAYQKLRATLAATERDRLRLDEFKPRVMTTFVRNRLLDDVYLPLIGDNLARQLGAAGDDKRTDRSGLLLLISPPGYGKTTLMEYVADRLGLVFVKVNGPALGHGVTSLDPADAPDATARQEVEKISLALEMGNNVLLYLDDIQHTNPELLQKFISLCDAQRRMEGVWNGRTRTYDLRGKRFAVCMAGNPYTESGKRFRIPDMLANRADVWNLGDVLAGREDLFELSYLENALTANTVLAPLASRDRGDLPLLLRLAEGDETARADRLSYPYSAAELEQILAVLRMMKRVQRVVLRVNQAYIASAGQADASRTEPPFKLQGSYRNMNKLAERIVPAMNDDELEQVLDDHYLGEAQTLTGGAEANLLKLAEIRGRLDDARARRWAEVKAGYLREQALGGTEADPMVRAAGAVALVADRVAAVEAAIGRLGR, encoded by the coding sequence GTGACCGAGTCGACCATCGACGCGGGCACCTACGAGGTGCTCCGGGCCCGGCTCGCGGCGAAGGCCCGCGAGCTGGGCGCGCGGGCCGAGGCGCTGAACACGCGCCGGGTCGAGGTGTTCGGCGCGCAGCAGACCGCGTTGCTGGGCGCCGAACGGATCCGTACCGGCAACAACTGCGTGCCGGTCGACGTCGCGCCGGCCGGGGAGGCGCTGCTGTTCGGCGCCAACGCGTTCCTCGGGATGAAGGCCGAGACGTCGGTGGACGACGTGTTCACCGTGGTGGACCGGCAGTTCCAGCCGGTCCAGGTGCCCGGGCTGCTGGACGATCCCGGCTTCCGGCGGGACTTCGCCGAGCTGTACCGCTACTACAAGGAGACCCGGCTGCGGCAGCTGCGCCGGGTGGAGGGGCTGCTGCTCGCGGTCTTCCAGACCGGGGCGCGCGCCGACGACCTCAAGGTGCTGCGCTGGCGGGTCGGCCTGGACGGGTCGGTGGCCTACCAGGACGCGCGCGGGGAACGCGACCACGTGCTCCCGCCCACGCACGACTTCACCTGGACGGTCACCACCCGCGAGCAGCACGTGCTGGGCCGGCACCCGCACGTCTCGATCGAGGACGAGGTGTTCGTCGAGGCGGTCGGCGGGACGCTGACCGTCAAGGTGGAGAACAACACCGAGGACGGCGAGGGCATCTTCTCCGAGCCGGTCGACGAGCCGTTGCAGAGCCTCGCCGACGCGGAGATCTCGTACGCCCGGGTCGGGCCGATGATCCTGCTGCGGGTCCTGCCCTATCAGGAGAACGCGTACCGATATCTGATCTTCAACACCCGCACCCGGGACGTGCAGCGCCTGGACGGGATCGGGCAGGCCTGCCGGCGGCTGCCGGAGGACCAGGGCGTCATCTTCCCCGGCGGCTACTACCTGGCCACCGGGATGTCGAAGACCTTCGACCAGGACACGAGCGGGCTCGCCTTCGAGCGGGTGATCCGGTCGGTGAACGGCGAGGACGTGCTGCACGTCTTCCACGACGCCGGCTCCGGGCGCTACCTGCTGCTGCCCTACAACGTGATCCGCAAGGAGGTCGCCACCCCGATCACCGGGCACGGCTACGCGATCTTCGACGACGGCACGCTGGTGGTGCTGCGCAGCCCCGACCAGGCCGGCACCGCCGAGCCGACACGGATACATCCCGTGCAGGTGTGGCAGACGCCGTACGTCTCGGACGCCCACGCCGCGGCCCAGCCCGCCGGAACCGGACCGCTCGACCGGATCGGCAACGCCGATCTGGTCCGGGGCATCGCCGACGCGCTGTCGGTGACCCGGATGGTCGACGAGATGTCCGCGGCCGGACCGGTCTTCGAGGCGATCATCGCGGCCTGCACCCGGGCCGTCGACACCTACCACTGGCTCGGCGACGCCGAGCTGGAAAACCTCGCCGAGCCGCTCACCGAGGTGCGTGCCGCGGCCACCCAGGTGCTCGACGAGTTCGCGGCGGTGCAGGCGCTGACCCAGCAGGCCGAGCAGGCCCTGGCCGAGGCCGGGGCGGCCGCCGACACGCTGGTCCGGCGGGTCGAGTCGGAGGCGCCGACGACCACCGGCGGCTGGGTGAGCCGGCTCGCCGAGCTGCGGCGCGAACGCGGCCGGGTGGCCGGGCTGCGCGAGATGCGATACGCCGACCTCGACCGGCTGGACCGGATCGACGCGTCGCTCGCCGCCGCCACCGACGACACCGCCCGGCGCGCGGTCGAGTTCCTGCGCCGCCCGGACGCGTTCGCCGACTACCAGTCCGGCGTCGAGGAGCTGGCCGCCCAGGCCGCGGCGATCAGCACGGTCGCCGAGGCCGAGCCGGTCGCCGAGCGGATCACCGAGCAGTCCGACGGGTTGCAGGTGGTCACCGAGGTGGTCGGCGGTCTGGAGATCGCCGACGCCACCGTGCGGGTGTCCATCCTGGAGCAGATCGGCACGGTGCTGGGCGGGCTCAACCGGGCGCGCGCCACATTGGACGGTCGTCGCCGCGAGCTGGCGGCGGTCGAGGGCCGGGCCGCGTTCGCCGCCGAGTTCGCGCTCTTCGGCCAGTCGGTGTCCGCCGCGCTCGCCGCCGCGGACACCCCGGAACGCTGCGACGAGCACCTGGCCCGGCTGATGGCCCAGGTGGAGACCCTGGAGACCCGGTTCGGCGACGTCGACGACTTCGGCGAGCGGCTGGCCGCCAAACGCACCGAGGTCTACGAGGCGATCGCCGGGCGGCGCCAGTCGCTGCTCGACGAGCGGGCGCGCCGCGCCGACAAGCTGGCCGACTCGGCCCGCCGGATCCTGGACGCGGTGCACCGCCGGATCCTCACCCTCGGCGACCCGGACGAGGTCAACACGTACTTCGCCACCGACCCGATGGTGGCCAAGGTCCGGTCGGTCGCCGAGGAGCTGCGGGCGGCCGGCGACACGGTCCGCGCGGAGGAGCTCGACGGGCAGCTCAAGGCGGCCCGCCAGGAGGCCGGCCGGGCGCTGCGCGACCGGCAGGACCTGTTCGGCGACGGCGGGATCCGGCTGGGCCGGCACACCTTCGCGGTCAACGAGCAGGCGATCGACCTGACCCTGGTCCCGCACGACGGCGGGCTGGCCTACGCGATCACCGGCACCGACTACCGGGCGCCGGTCACCGACGCCGGGTTCCAGCAGACCCGGGAGTTCTGGGACCAGCCGCTGATCTCCGAGTACCGGCAGCTGTATCGCGCCGAGCACCTGGCCGCGGCGATCCTCGCCGACGACCCGGCGGCCGCGGCCGCCGCGCTGACCGAGGGCACGTTGCGGGACCTGGTGCGCCGGGCCGCCGAGGCACGGTACGACGAGGGGTACGAGCGGGGTGTCCACGACGCCGACGCCACGGTGATCCTGGACGCGCTGCTGCGCCTGCACGCGGCCGCCGGGCTGCTCCGGTTCGACCCGCACACCCGGGCGCAGGCGCAGCTGTTCTGGGCCTTCCGGACCACAGCGGAGCAACGCAAGCTCTGGACGCTGCGGGCCTCGTCGCTGGTCCGGGCCCGGGAGTTGTTCGGGTCGGCCGGGCCGGCGCTGGACGAGCTGCGGTCCGAGTTGGACACCGCGGCCGGCGTGCCGGTCGGTGAGTACCTGGTCGAGGAGCTGGCCGGCGGGCGCGGCTTCGCGACCGGCGCCGGAGCCCGCACCCTGCTGGACCGGTTCCACCGTGAGCTCAGTGGCGCCCGGTTCGCCGACGACCTGCGGACCCTGGAGTCGGATCTGGTCGCCCGGCGACAGCTCGCCCACGCCTGGCTGAGCGCGTTTCTCCAGGCGAAGCCGGATTCCGGCGACACGTCGGACCTCGACGAAGCGGTGGCGATCGAGCTGACCGGCACGACGCTGACCCGGTACGACGTGGCCGCCGCCACCAGCGAGACGGTCTCCGGGCTGCTCGGCGTGCACCCGCGGATCACCGACGGCCACCTGACGGTCCGGCTCGACGCGCTGCTGGGCCAGACCCGGGACTTCCGGAACGTCCGGATGCCGGCCTACCGGGCCTACCAGAAACTGCGGGCCACCCTGGCCGCCACCGAACGCGACCGGCTCCGCCTCGACGAGTTCAAGCCGCGGGTGATGACCACCTTCGTCCGCAACCGGCTGCTCGACGACGTCTACCTGCCGCTGATCGGCGACAACCTGGCCCGCCAGCTCGGCGCGGCCGGTGACGACAAACGCACCGACCGGTCCGGCCTGCTGCTGCTCATCTCCCCGCCCGGCTACGGCAAGACCACCCTGATGGAGTACGTCGCCGACCGCCTCGGCCTGGTCTTCGTCAAGGTCAACGGGCCGGCGCTGGGGCACGGCGTCACCTCGCTGGACCCGGCCGACGCGCCGGACGCCACCGCGCGGCAGGAGGTGGAGAAGATCTCGCTGGCCTTGGAGATGGGCAACAACGTGCTGCTCTACCTCGACGACATCCAGCACACCAACCCGGAGCTGTTGCAGAAGTTCATCTCGCTCTGTGACGCGCAACGGCGCATGGAGGGCGTCTGGAACGGCAGGACCCGGACGTACGACCTGCGCGGCAAGCGGTTCGCGGTGTGCATGGCGGGCAACCCGTACACCGAGTCGGGCAAGCGGTTCCGGATCCCGGACATGCTCGCCAACCGGGCTGACGTGTGGAACCTGGGCGACGTGCTGGCCGGCCGGGAGGACCTGTTCGAACTGTCCTATCTGGAGAACGCGCTCACCGCGAACACCGTGCTCGCGCCGCTCGCCTCGCGCGACCGCGGTGACCTGCCGCTGCTGCTGCGGCTGGCCGAGGGGGACGAGACGGCGCGGGCCGATCGGTTGTCGTACCCGTACTCGGCGGCCGAGCTGGAGCAGATCCTGGCCGTGCTGCGCATGATGAAGCGGGTGCAGCGGGTGGTGCTGCGGGTCAACCAGGCGTACATCGCCTCGGCCGGGCAGGCCGACGCGAGCCGTACCGAACCGCCGTTCAAGCTCCAGGGCTCCTATCGCAACATGAACAAGCTGGCCGAGCGCATCGTGCCGGCGATGAACGACGACGAGCTGGAGCAGGTGCTCGACGACCACTACCTGGGCGAGGCGCAGACCCTCACCGGCGGCGCCGAGGCCAACCTGCTCAAGCTGGCCGAGATCCGCGGCCGCCTCGACGACGCCCGGGCCCGGCGGTGGGCCGAGGTCAAGGCCGGTTACCTGCGTGAGCAGGCGCTCGGCGGGACCGAGGCGGATCCGATGGTGCGCGCGGCCGGAGCGGTGGCCCTGGTCGCCGACCGGGTCGCGGCCGTGGAGGCGGCGATCGGCCGGCTGGGGCGCTGA
- a CDS encoding flotillin family protein: MDVVSTGFGVLVAVVVLIALGVLFFLSRMFRKVEQGKALIVSKVRRVDVTFTGAVVLPVLHKAEIMDISVKTIEISRTGREGLICRDNIRADIRITFFVRVNKTTEDVIKVAQAIGTARASNETTLQELFNAKFSEALKTVGKQLDFVDLYTKRNHFRDQIIEVIGTDLNGYSLEDAAIDFLEQTPLASLDPKNILDAQGIRKITELTAIESVRTNDFRRNEEKEITRQDVDAREAILELERRKADAEIKQRREIETIRAREEAEIALARAEETLRSEAARIKTEQQLGVQAENKNREIAVAEKNRERVIAIETERIEKDRMLEVIGRQRETELSTIAKDKEVETEKRSMAEVIRERIAVEKTVAEQEENIKRLRTVEEAERTRQAVIINAEAEAQEALVKDIKAAEAAEAAAKFKAREQLLLAEARQQSAELDARAKIRLAEGIQAETAAAGLADVQVRERNAEVIEKTGRAEAEVIEKTGLAEAAVERQKALVAAEAIKEKLKGEAEGLEQKAGAMATLDDVTRAHEEYRLRLEMEKEIRLAGITVHKEIAEAQAMVVAAGLEKADIDIVGGDSVFFDKLVGSISLGKSIDGFIEHSTVAQAVGARYLNGEGDLAEDLRKVAGAVSTADVANLSVAAAVANQIKADKKDRSE, encoded by the coding sequence ATGGACGTTGTCTCCACCGGTTTCGGTGTGCTTGTCGCCGTCGTCGTACTGATCGCGCTCGGCGTGCTGTTCTTCCTCAGCCGGATGTTCCGGAAGGTGGAGCAGGGCAAGGCTCTGATCGTCTCCAAGGTGCGCCGGGTGGACGTGACCTTCACCGGCGCGGTGGTGCTCCCCGTCCTGCACAAGGCCGAGATCATGGACATCTCGGTGAAGACCATCGAGATCTCCCGCACCGGCCGTGAGGGCCTGATCTGCCGGGACAACATCCGCGCCGACATCCGGATCACCTTCTTCGTCCGGGTCAACAAGACCACCGAAGACGTGATCAAGGTGGCCCAGGCGATCGGCACCGCCCGGGCCAGCAACGAGACGACGCTCCAGGAGCTGTTCAACGCGAAGTTCTCCGAGGCGCTCAAGACGGTCGGCAAGCAGCTCGACTTCGTCGACCTGTACACCAAGCGCAACCACTTCCGGGACCAGATCATCGAGGTGATCGGCACCGACCTGAACGGGTACAGCCTGGAGGACGCGGCGATCGACTTCCTGGAGCAGACCCCGCTCGCCTCGCTGGACCCGAAGAACATCCTGGACGCCCAGGGCATCCGGAAGATCACCGAGCTGACCGCGATCGAGTCGGTGCGCACCAACGACTTCCGGCGCAACGAGGAGAAGGAGATCACCCGCCAGGACGTGGACGCCCGCGAGGCGATCCTCGAGCTGGAGCGCCGCAAGGCGGACGCGGAGATCAAGCAGCGCCGGGAGATCGAGACCATCCGGGCCCGCGAGGAGGCCGAGATCGCCCTGGCCCGGGCCGAGGAGACGCTCCGCTCGGAAGCCGCCCGGATCAAGACCGAGCAGCAGCTCGGGGTGCAGGCGGAGAACAAGAACCGGGAGATCGCGGTCGCCGAGAAGAACCGCGAGCGGGTCATCGCGATCGAGACCGAGCGCATCGAGAAGGACCGGATGCTCGAGGTCATCGGCCGGCAGCGGGAGACCGAGCTGTCCACCATCGCGAAGGACAAGGAGGTCGAGACCGAGAAGCGGTCGATGGCCGAGGTGATCCGGGAGCGGATCGCGGTGGAGAAGACGGTCGCCGAGCAGGAGGAGAACATCAAGCGCCTGCGTACCGTCGAGGAGGCCGAGCGGACCCGCCAGGCGGTCATCATCAACGCCGAGGCCGAGGCGCAGGAGGCCCTGGTCAAGGACATCAAGGCGGCCGAGGCCGCGGAGGCCGCGGCCAAGTTCAAGGCTCGCGAGCAGCTGCTGCTCGCCGAGGCCCGGCAGCAGTCGGCCGAGCTGGACGCCCGCGCCAAGATCCGCCTGGCCGAGGGCATCCAGGCCGAGACCGCCGCGGCCGGCCTGGCCGACGTCCAGGTCCGCGAGCGCAACGCCGAGGTGATCGAGAAGACCGGTCGCGCCGAGGCCGAGGTGATCGAGAAGACCGGCCTGGCCGAGGCCGCCGTCGAGCGGCAGAAGGCGCTGGTCGCCGCCGAGGCGATCAAGGAGAAGCTGAAGGGCGAGGCCGAGGGTCTGGAGCAGAAGGCCGGCGCGATGGCCACGCTCGACGACGTCACCCGCGCGCACGAGGAGTACCGCCTGCGGCTGGAGATGGAGAAGGAGATCCGGCTGGCCGGCATCACCGTGCACAAGGAGATCGCCGAGGCGCAGGCCATGGTGGTCGCGGCCGGCCTGGAGAAGGCGGACATCGACATCGTCGGCGGCGACTCGGTCTTCTTCGACAAGCTGGTCGGCTCGATCTCGCTGGGCAAGAGCATCGACGGGTTCATCGAGCACAGCACGGTGGCCCAGGCCGTCGGCGCCCGCTACCTCAACGGCGAGGGCGACCTGGCCGAGGACCTGCGCAAGGTGGCCGGCGCGGTGTCGACCGCGGACGTCGCCAACCTGAGCGTGGCCGCGGCGGTGGCGAACCAGATCAAGGCCGACAAGAAGGACCGGTCTGAGTGA
- a CDS encoding OB-fold-containig protein codes for MENGFVEAALSFPTVLLTPLLILVVGYWLVVIVGGADPEHGHGHGALLGVPIPVFVSLLVALAWFGTLAGAQWHGPAPLWLIPIAALVAAAIVTRLVAIPLRRLLPTGPAASRADFVGLTCVIRTGRVTRTFGQAEVHSPDGSSAIIQVRQTGADELPAGTVALIYDVDPEGEFFWVVPADIAKKGL; via the coding sequence ATGGAGAACGGATTCGTCGAGGCCGCGCTGAGCTTCCCCACCGTTCTCCTGACGCCGTTGCTGATTCTGGTGGTCGGCTACTGGCTCGTGGTGATCGTCGGCGGCGCGGACCCGGAGCACGGGCACGGGCACGGGGCGCTGCTCGGTGTGCCGATCCCGGTCTTCGTCTCGCTGCTGGTGGCGCTCGCCTGGTTCGGCACGCTGGCGGGCGCGCAGTGGCACGGGCCGGCACCGCTCTGGCTGATCCCGATCGCCGCCCTGGTGGCCGCGGCGATCGTCACCCGGCTGGTGGCCATCCCGCTGCGGCGGCTGCTGCCCACCGGGCCGGCCGCCTCCCGCGCCGACTTCGTCGGCCTGACCTGCGTCATCCGCACCGGGCGGGTGACCCGGACCTTCGGCCAGGCCGAGGTCCACTCCCCCGACGGCTCGTCGGCGATCATCCAGGTCCGCCAGACCGGCGCGGACGAGCTGCCCGCCGGCACCGTCGCCCTCATCTACGACGTCGACCCCGAAGGCGAGTTCTTCTGGGTCGTCCCCGCTGATATCGCCAAGAAAGGCCTTTGA